The Pseudomonas sp. FP198 genomic interval TCCGTGCCGATACATTCATGACACGCGTGCAACACGCCGCCACGTTAATCTCCGCCGCCGCACCCGGTTATTCCGGCGCTTCACGGCCCACCGGCCGAAGCTTATGCTCTAACCACGCCTCGCCGCCTCTCTGCGGTTGGCAGTCAACCTGGCAGATGATGCACCCATGCAGAACACCCCTGTTGCAAATTCTGGCGATCCAAGAGTACTCGACGACGATAGGCGTTGGAGCACCCACGCACTGATCGTCGATGACGACGTACCGATCCGAGAACTGCTGATCGACTACCTGGCCCGCTTCAGCATTCGCGGCATCGGCGTGACCGATGGCGCGGCCATGCGCCAGGCGCTGCAGGCCGGGCATTTCGATGTGGTCGTCCTGGACCTGATGTTGCCGGGCGAGGACGGCTTGCAGCTGTGCCGCTGGCTGCGGGCCGAATCGGACATCCCGATCCTGATGCTGACTGCCCGCTGCGAACCCACCGATCGCATCATCGGCCTGGAACTGGGCGCCGACGACTACATGGCCAAGCCCTTTGAACCCAGGGAATTGGTGGCGCGAATCCAGACCATCCTGCGCCGCGTGCGTGATGATCGCACCGAGCAGCGCGCCAATATCCGCTTCGACAACTGGCGGCTCAACAGCGTACTGCGCCAACTGGTTTCCGCCGACGGCCTGGTGGTGCCGCTATCCAACGCCGAGTTCCGGCTGCTATGGGTGTTCATCGAGCGTCCGCACCGAGTGCTCAGCCGTGAACAACTGCTGGACGCGGCCCGCGGTCGTTCGATCGAAGCTTTTGATCGCAGTATCGACCTGCTGGTCTCGCGCTTGCGTCAAAAGCTGGGCGACGACCCAAAGGCCCCGCAGTTGATCAAGACCGTACGCGGTGAAGGCTACCTGTTCGACGCGCGAGCCATCAGTTGATGCGCATGCGCCTGGACACCCTGTTCGGCCGGCTGTTCGGCGTGCTTTTGCTGGCGATCGTCCTGGCGCACCTGCTGGCTTTTGCCTGGTTTTTCTACTACGGCCCGCCACCGCCTCCGGGACCACCACCCGAGTCTTCCCGGCCAATCGAAGGCGGCCAAGGCTCGGCGCCACCAACCGATCGTCCTTTGCGCCCGCGGTTCGGCGGTCCCGTGGTGCCGCTGACATTTCAGCTTGTGTTCCTGATCGTAGCCGCCTGGTACGGCGCCAAGCTGTTGACCCGGCCGATCCAGCGCCTGAGCGAGGCCGCCGAACGATTAAGCGAGAACCTCGACAGCCAGCCGTTGGATGCAAGCGGCCCCAGGGAGGCACGCCAGGCGGCCCATACGTTCAACTTGATGCAGCAGCGGATCCGTGAGCAGGTACAGCAGCGCTCGCGGATGCTCGGCGCGGTCTCCCACGATTTGCGAACGCCGCTGTCACGGCTCAAGTTGCGCCTGGAACAGATTGACGACCCCAAGCTGCAAAACCAGATGCGCCAGGACCTGGACGACATGATCGGCATGCTCGACGCCACGCTTTCCTACTTGCACGAACAACGCACCAGCGAAGCGTTGCAATGGATGGATGTGCAAGCCTTGGCGGAATCACTGAGCGAGAATGCCCAGGATCAGGGTGCCGATGTCCAGGTCAGTGGTGCCTGCGCCCCGCTGCTGGTGCAACCCATGGCGCTGCGCTCGTGCATCAACAACCTCATCGACAATGCCTTGCGCTACGCCGGTCATGCCTCGATCGTCCTGGAAGATCAGCGCCACCAATTGCTGATCCGGGTGATCGATCACGGCCCCGGCATCGCCGCAGACAAACGCGAAGCTGTGTTCGAGCCGTTCTTTCGCCTGGAAGGCTCGCGCAACCGCAACTCCGGCGGCGTAGGCCTGGGCATGACCATCGCCCGGGAAGCCGCCGAACGTCTGGGTGGACAATTGAGCCTGGAGGAAACTCCCGGGGGCGGATTGACGGCGGTGATCGGCCTGCCCCGTCGTTGATTTCAGGCAATCGAAAATCCGTGGCGGTAGCCTTACCGCGCGTGGCTCTTGCTCCAATCCGTCAGCAAGCTGTACGCCACCGCCAACAGCGTCGGACCGATGAACAGGCCGATGAAACCAAAGGCGATCAACCCGCCGAAAACCCCCAGCAGCACGATGACCAGCGGCAGGTTTCCGCCGCGGCTGATCAGGTAAGGCTTGAGCACGTTATCCACCCCGCTGATGATGAAGGTGCCCCAGATACCGAGGAACACCGCCATCCCGTATTCGCCCTTCCACGCCAGCCACGCCGTGGCGGGGATCCAGACCAGCGGCGGGCCCATGGGGATCAGACTGAGCAGGAAAGTGACAATACCAAGCACCAGTGCTCCCGGCACGCCTGCGATCAGGAAACCGATCAGCGCGAGCACGGCCTGGGCCGCCGCGGTACCAATCACGCCGTTGACCACCCGCTGCACCGTACCGGCCACCAGGTCGACGTAGTACCCGGCACGGTCACCAATCAACCGCTCCAGCAAGCCTTGGACAAAAGCCGCCAGGCGCGGGCCGTCACGGTAGAAAAAGAACACGAACACGATGCTCAACGTCAGTTCGAGAATACCGCCGCCTACTTGCGCGCTGCGGGCCAGCAACCAATTGCCGACCCTTCCGAGGTACGGCTTGATGGACACCATCATCGCCGCGCCCTGTTGGTCGATGCTGTCCCAGAGCGTCACCAGCCGCCCGCCTACCAGCGGTACACCAGCCAGCCATTCCGGCGCTGCGGGCAGGCCGTCGACCTGGACATCCCTGATGAACGCCGTAGCATCGCGCACATGATCGGCCAGGTTGAACCCCAGCCACACCAGCGGCACAGCCACCAGTAACATCCAGCCGACCATCAGCAACGCCGCGGCGAGGGATTCACGCCCGTTGACCCAGCGGGTCAGCAAGCGCATCAGCGGCCAACTGGCGAAAGCCAGCACGGCGCCCCAGAACAGCGCCGACCAGAATGGCGCCATCACCCAGAGGCTTGCGCCGAACAACACCAACAGCAGAATCTGCACCAATAGCCGATCGTTATTGAGCATGAAAGGTCTCGAAAAATTAACCGGGCCGGTCACGGCGTAGGGTGCATCCCTGAAACAGCTTATCGCAACAGTTCAAGGTGCAGACCCTTCGCGTCATCACTGGCCGTCTCCATGCGCGCGGCCCGCACACCCTGGCCAATGAGGGCCTGGCGCCACACCTCGGCCTGCGGGCCGGCGATGCTGACCCGAAGGCCGGTGTCCAGGTTCAGCGCCCGGGAGAGCAAGCGCAGCCAGGCGTCGTCCGGCTCGCCGGCAAGACGCGGCAGATCCAGCACGCCGGTGTCCTTGAGCTGGCGCAGCAACGTCGCCGATGTCGGCAGCAGATCCCCCAGGGGAGCGTTCGCTTCGAACTGTTCGACGTGCAGGTAGGCCTTGCGGTTGCCACGGGTGATGGCATACAGCGCGATCAGCGTGTTGTCCGCCGGCGGCGCCAGGCGCAACAGCAGATAGGCCTGGCCGCTGTCGGCACCATAGAGCTTGGCATTGCCGAACACCTGGTTGGCCCACAGGCTGCTTTCACCGCAATCACGCGCCTGGCACCAGAAAAGCAGCTCGGCGTCCTGCTTCTGCAGTGCTTCGCGAGCAGCGGTAAAAGCCTGGGTGGCGGTGTGCTCCGGCGGTAATTCATAGGTGACCGACGTGGCGTTGCCGCGGGCGTCGACCTGCCCATCGAAGCGCAGCTGGCCGCTGATCCTGCGGATCGAGCCCATCGGGTAGATACGCTCAAGGTCGCTGGTTTGCTTGTAATCGACGATTTGCGCGTCGGGCATCCGCGGCACGCGCGCCAGGTCCTGACTGCCGGGCACATCGGCGGCCAGGGCGGCCGGACCGAAAGCGGCCAGCGCCAGCAGGGCGAATGAATACATGGATAGTTTCATCGGATCGACTGTGCCTGGACCCGCGCGACGCGAAGGCGTCTTTTAATGCTGATGCGCAGCAAGGCGAATGTACGGTTTTCTGTCATGGTTGGCTCCCTTTCCACCCGCCAAGCCTCGACAGTTGACCGGCGCAAGTCAAGAAACGCTGAAGAACCGATTGAAACAGTCTGCTACAAGAGCCGCACCGACCTCATCATTCAGGTGCAAATGATGACCGCCAGGCAACCGCTCATGACTGAAGGGTAGCCGTTCCAGCAACTCCGGATGCTGGGCCAGCATGCCGTCAGCGGCCACCACCAGGTGCGCTGGACAGGCGACTCGGGCCACGAACGCCATGGCCTGTTCATCGGTCAGGCGCAGTGGCGATGGCAAGGTCAGGCGGTTGTCGGTGCGCCAGGTGTAGCCACCCGGCACTGGCATCAGGCCGCGCTGGGCGAGCAACTCGGCGGCCTCGCGACTGACCGCCACCAGCCCTTTCATACGCGCTTCGATGGCTCGGTCGAGGGTTGTGTAGACCGGTTTGCGCTTTTCCTGCAAATCCAGCTGCGCCTGTAGGGCCATGCCCATGCGTTCCGCCGCATTGTCGCCCTTGGCTGTAGGAGGAATCACGCCATCGATCAGGCCCAGATGCGTGATCCGCTCCGGCAGGGAGCCGGCCAGCACCAGCGAAACGATGGCACCCATGGAGTGCCCCAACAGCGCGAAACGCTTCAAGCCCAATTGCTCGGCCACTTGCAGTACATCATGGGCGTAGTCCCACAGGGCGTAACCGGCCCCGGGCGGGCGGTGTCCGGAATGACCGTGGCCGGCCATGTCCAGGGCAATCACCCGCACACCCTCTAGCCGTGGGGCGAGCCGGGCGAAGCTGTTGGCGTTGTCCAGCCAGCCATGCAGCGCGATCACCGGCCGCCCATCTTCCGGCCCGAACAGATGGGCGGCGAGTTCGATATGGGGCAAGCTCAGGCGAACCTCTTCGACGGCGTTCATGCGTCAAGCCCTTGCCAGCGCTGGAGCAGGTCCTTGAGCAGGTTGGCCGTGTCCTGGGGATATTCGAGGGGAAACATGTGGCCACCGGGCATGGTCAGGGATTCACCCT includes:
- a CDS encoding AI-2E family transporter, encoding MLNNDRLLVQILLLVLFGASLWVMAPFWSALFWGAVLAFASWPLMRLLTRWVNGRESLAAALLMVGWMLLVAVPLVWLGFNLADHVRDATAFIRDVQVDGLPAAPEWLAGVPLVGGRLVTLWDSIDQQGAAMMVSIKPYLGRVGNWLLARSAQVGGGILELTLSIVFVFFFYRDGPRLAAFVQGLLERLIGDRAGYYVDLVAGTVQRVVNGVIGTAAAQAVLALIGFLIAGVPGALVLGIVTFLLSLIPMGPPLVWIPATAWLAWKGEYGMAVFLGIWGTFIISGVDNVLKPYLISRGGNLPLVIVLLGVFGGLIAFGFIGLFIGPTLLAVAYSLLTDWSKSHAR
- a CDS encoding DUF4892 domain-containing protein, with amino-acid sequence MYSFALLALAAFGPAALAADVPGSQDLARVPRMPDAQIVDYKQTSDLERIYPMGSIRRISGQLRFDGQVDARGNATSVTYELPPEHTATQAFTAAREALQKQDAELLFWCQARDCGESSLWANQVFGNAKLYGADSGQAYLLLRLAPPADNTLIALYAITRGNRKAYLHVEQFEANAPLGDLLPTSATLLRQLKDTGVLDLPRLAGEPDDAWLRLLSRALNLDTGLRVSIAGPQAEVWRQALIGQGVRAARMETASDDAKGLHLELLR
- a CDS encoding alpha/beta hydrolase yields the protein MNAVEEVRLSLPHIELAAHLFGPEDGRPVIALHGWLDNANSFARLAPRLEGVRVIALDMAGHGHSGHRPPGAGYALWDYAHDVLQVAEQLGLKRFALLGHSMGAIVSLVLAGSLPERITHLGLIDGVIPPTAKGDNAAERMGMALQAQLDLQEKRKPVYTTLDRAIEARMKGLVAVSREAAELLAQRGLMPVPGGYTWRTDNRLTLPSPLRLTDEQAMAFVARVACPAHLVVAADGMLAQHPELLERLPFSHERLPGGHHLHLNDEVGAALVADCFNRFFSVS
- a CDS encoding cell wall metabolism sensor histidine kinase WalK, whose amino-acid sequence is MRMRLDTLFGRLFGVLLLAIVLAHLLAFAWFFYYGPPPPPGPPPESSRPIEGGQGSAPPTDRPLRPRFGGPVVPLTFQLVFLIVAAWYGAKLLTRPIQRLSEAAERLSENLDSQPLDASGPREARQAAHTFNLMQQRIREQVQQRSRMLGAVSHDLRTPLSRLKLRLEQIDDPKLQNQMRQDLDDMIGMLDATLSYLHEQRTSEALQWMDVQALAESLSENAQDQGADVQVSGACAPLLVQPMALRSCINNLIDNALRYAGHASIVLEDQRHQLLIRVIDHGPGIAADKREAVFEPFFRLEGSRNRNSGGVGLGMTIAREAAERLGGQLSLEETPGGGLTAVIGLPRR
- a CDS encoding response regulator, encoding MQNTPVANSGDPRVLDDDRRWSTHALIVDDDVPIRELLIDYLARFSIRGIGVTDGAAMRQALQAGHFDVVVLDLMLPGEDGLQLCRWLRAESDIPILMLTARCEPTDRIIGLELGADDYMAKPFEPRELVARIQTILRRVRDDRTEQRANIRFDNWRLNSVLRQLVSADGLVVPLSNAEFRLLWVFIERPHRVLSREQLLDAARGRSIEAFDRSIDLLVSRLRQKLGDDPKAPQLIKTVRGEGYLFDARAIS